The Flavobacterium galactosidilyticum nucleotide sequence ATTTACACTACAAACAGAACGTTATTTCCAAGCGTTGAAAGGATTAGGTGCTCCGGCAAGAATGGTGATTCTCCCTAAAGAATCTCATGGATATGCAGCTAAAGAAAACATACTTCACTTGCTATGGGAACAAGATCAGTTTTTAGAAAAGTATTTAAAGAATTAATTCAAAGCATAAAAAACCCCGAAAGTCAAGGACTTTCGGGGTTTTGTTTTTTAAGCTAACATTAAGTCAACTTCTTGATTGACTGCTAATTCCATATCGTGTTCAAAAAAAATAGCTCTTCGTTCAAAAGCTGCTTTGATTAAATAATGACTCCCTTTAAAATAGCATTGTTTTACTACCACTTGCATCATACCATTCTCAACCACTTTTAATTGATGTGGATACAATAAAAGAAGCTGATCTTCCTCTGGTTCAACATCTATCAGTTGTGTTAAGCGCAACTCATTTACTTCCCCAAAAAGAGAAGCGATATATTTAGTAGTTGGATTTTCGTATAATGTTTTTGAATCTCCTTTTGCGACTACTTTCCCATTTTGAACAACAATAGTTTCATCAGAAAAAGACAATGCATCCGTACTATCGTGTGTTGCGATGATACAAGTAACTCCTTTATCTTTTAAGTATCGAAACAAATTACGACGCAAGGAGTTCTTTCTAAAAGAATCAATCTGACTAAAAGGTTCGTCAAGTAAAAGAATTTCAGGTTCTAATGCTAAAACTCTTGCGAGTGCAACTCGTTGTTGTTGACCACCACTCAAGAATTTTGCTTTTACTTTTGCAAAAGCAGTCATTTCGACCATATCTAATAATTCTTGAACACGAATTTTCTTTTCTTCGGGAAACATATTAGACAAGAACTTACCCACATTTTCCTCAACGGTTATGTAAGGCATTAGATCAAAATCTTGTGCTAAATATTTAATGTAATCTTCTCCAGGAACAAGATTGTATTTTGGACCCAAAATAGGCTTTTCATTATAGGTAATTGATCCACTATTCAAATCATATAATCCGTAAATGAGTTTTAGTAAAGTACTTTTTCCACAACCACTTTCACCAATAATAGCGGTGTTTTGACCTTTACCAATGGTAAAACTAACTTCTTCAATAACGGGAGTTTCAGTGTAAGTAAAGGATATGTTTTTTATCTCGAGCATCGTCTTAATTTAAGAGTGCAAATTTACAATGTTTAATTTAAAGTTTGGCACAAAAAAAGGCTGCTTCTTGACGAAACAGCCCTAGTTTTATAAAGTAATTTTAGCTTATTTTTTACTTTCAGCTTCTGCGTCTTTAATCATTTTCTCATTTGCAGTAATTGCAAATTCAACACGACGGTTTTGGCTTCTACCTTCAACTGTTTCGTTTGATGCAATTGGATCAGCAATTCCTAAACCAGTAACTTGAAATCTACTAGAAGAAACACCTTTACTGTTTAAATAATTCTTAACTGCAGCAGCTCTTTCTCCAGACAGTTTTAAGTTATAATCAGCTTTACCAGTACTATCGGTATAACCATAAATAGTTATATTAGTATCTGGATATTCAGCAAAAACAGGAACTAACTTATCTAAATTAGCTTTTGCAGCAGCAGTCAAAGATGATTTGTTAGTATCAAAACGCACTGCATTTTCATTCAAAACTAATTTGATTCCTTCTCCTACACGCACTACTTCAGCACCTGGAAGAACTTCATCAATTTGTCTCGCTTGTTTATCCATTTTGTTACCAATAACACCACCAGCAACTCCACCAACAACTCCACCAAGTACAGCTCCCATTGCTCCTTTACCACCTTTACCAAGATTGTTCCCAAGAACTCCTCCTAGAACAGCACCTGCTACAGCTCCAATTCCTGCTCCTCTTTGTTTATTATTAGTGTTTTTTACAGCTTCACAACTAGTAAACATAGAACCTACAACCATTATTGTTGCCATTGCAACTATCGAAATCTTTTTCATCTTTATATTATTTTATAATTAATTTACTTTTTGAAACTGGTATACTACGTCAGTCATTTTTCCTCCAACATCGATTCTATCAACCAATTGAAAAGAAGATTCTGTTTGATTGGCTAAGTTCAAAACGTAACCATCTCTTACTTTTTTTGCTTTTATTCCAGCATCTAAAATTTTAAGTACAAATTGTCCTTTATCATTAACGAACCAAGTAATTGGTGAACTAAATGCAGCACAATTAGATTTTGTCAAAGCCATTGTTCCTTTGTTATTGTTAGAAACAAACTTCCACGTACTTCCTACAAAACAATCTGAATCTGCTAGTTGGAAAGTCTCTACTTTGATGTACTGTGAACCTGGATAAGTTACTGAACTGATTTCCCAGTTTCCTTTGATTGCAACCTGCGCTTTTCTATCTGTATTTGTACTAGTCGCTGATGTTGATTTACATGCAAACATAAAAACTGCTAACGTGCATACTAAAATTACTTTTTTCATTTCTCTAAATTTTAATGAATTAATACTTACACAAAGATACATTGCATTATGATAAATTTGTTTCAAAATTATATTATTTTTTATCAAAATTAACACTTGCGACAATTTGTCACTTCCCTTACAATTGGTATTCTATTTGAAAGAATAGTAGGCTATAAAACAAACTTAAAAACTCAAAATATGACAACAGGTAAAATTAATGTTTCGGTTGAAAACATCTTTCCCTTAATCAAGAAGTTCCTATACAGTGACCACGAAATTTTTCTACGTGAATTAATTTCTAATGGTACTGATGCAACTTTAAAATTAAAGCATTTAACTAGTATTGGCGAAGCCAAAGTCGAATATGGCAACCCAATTATCGAAGTAAAAATCGACAAAGAAGGGAAGAAATTACACATCATCGATCAAGGTTTAGGAATGACTGCCGATGAAGTAGAAAAATACATCAACCAAGTAGCTTTTTCTGGTGCTGAAGAATTCCTTGACAAATACAAAGATTCAGCTAAAGATTCTGGAATTATTGGACATTTTGGTCTTGGATTCTACTCTGCTTTTATGGTTGCCGAAAAAGTAGAAATCATCACTAAATCGTTCAAAGACGAACCAGCTGCGCACTGGACCTGTGATGGAAGCCCTGAGTTCACATTAGAACCAGCTGACAAAACGACTCGTGGAACTGAAATTATATTACATATTGCCGAAGATTCTCTTGAATTTTTAGAAGAATCTAAAATAAGCGGTTTATTGAATAAGTACAATAAGTTCATGCCTATTCCGATTAAATTTGGAACAAAAACGGAGAAAATTGAACAAAAAAAGGGCGAAGAAGTTGCTGAAGAAGATAAAGATAAAACTTTTACAGAAGTAGAGGTTGACAATATCATCAACAACCCAAATCCAGCTTGGACCAAACAACCAACGGAATTATCTGCTGAAGATTACAAGAATTTCTACCATGAATTGTACCCAATGCAATTTGAAGAACCTTTATTCCATATTCATTTGAATGTTGATTATCCGTTCAACTTAACTGGTATTTTGTATTTCCCAAAACTAGGCTCTGATTTACAAATTCAGAAAGACAAAATCCAATTGTACCAAAATCAGGTGTATGTAACGGATAATGTAGAAGGAATTGTTCCGGAATTTTTGATGATGCTAAAAGGTGTTGTTGATTCACCGGACATTCCATTGAACGTATCTCGTTCTGGATTGCAAGCGGATGCTGCGGTGAAGAAAATTTCGAACTACATTACTCGTAAAGTAGCCGATAAATTGAAATCATTATTCACTGAAAACCGTGCCGATTTCGAACAAAAATGGAATGACATTAAAATCGTTTTAGAATACGGAATGCTTTCTGAAGATAAATTCTATGAAAAAGCAGGAGCGTTTGTTTTGTATCCAACAGTTGACGATAAATTCTACACACTTGAAGAATTAAAAACAAATCTTGCCGCTAATCAAACGGATAAAGACGGAAAACTAGTGGTTTTATACGCTGGAAACAAAGAAGCACAACACTCATATATCGAAATTGCGAAAGAGAAAGGATACGAAGTATTATTGCTTGATTCTCCAATTATCTCCCATTTAATTCAAAAAATTGAAGGCGATAACAGCAACATGACTTTTGTACGTGTAGATTCAGATCATATTGATAATTTAATCAAAAAAGAGGAAACGACCATTTCTAAATTATCAGAAGAAGAGCAAACCAACTTGAAAACGGTTCTGGAAACGATCGTTCCTAAACAAACCTATTCAGTTCAACTGGAAGCTCTAGACAGTAATGCTGCGCCATTTATCATCACGCAACCAGAATTTATGCGCAGAATGAAAGAAATGAGTCAATCTGGTGGTGGCGGAATATTTGGAATGGGCAATATGCCTGAAATGTACAATTTAGTAGTCAACACTAACTCTGAATTGGCAACAAGCATTCTAAACAACAAAGACAAAATCGCACAGGAAAGTTTGGTCAAACAAGCGCTTGACTTAGCGAAATTATCCCAAAACCTATTAAAAGGAGAAGCATTAACCGCTTTCGTAAAAAGAAGTTTTGAGTTAATCAAATAATCCTTCCCTAACCCTTTTAAAGAAGGAAGAACTGAGACCTGCGAGTGCAAACTTGCGGGTCTTTTTTTTTGGGAGCACAACAAGTGTTTTTCATAAGAAGTTTTGTCCCGCTATACGCTGCAATCTTTTTTTAGGCTTCCAGCCTTTGAAAGGCTGGAAGCCTAAAAAAAAGGATTTTCACTGCTATCGGGGCTCCAAAGAACTTTTTATTTTCATAATACTATTTGTTAGATTTTGACATCAAAATTTAAAATGTACGGATGATTTGTAAGAAAAAAAGCAATATATTTGAAACAAATATTGTGTGATTATCATCACACATACCTACCCATTATCGGGTGGCTTTATGTAACTTTGTCAGATATATAAACGAGTTACTGGCTAGTTAACCGCAACTTGGGAGAAATGAATGACAAAATAAATTATTATGAAAAATTTGAAAAATATATTTATAACCCTTCTATTATTATCTAGTATTTATTCAAAAGGTCAAACGAAATATTTTAATACATTCACTTTAATCGTTGATGGACAAGGAAAAGATGTAAAAGATAATATTTACTTAGATTATAGTAATAATAAACTTAGTTTAAAATGTAATACATTCAATTTTAAAAATGCTATAAAAACTGGAAAAAAAGAAACATATATTGATTCGAAAAACGAAGAAATTTTAGCTACCCAGTATAAAACTAATTATTATGAGGTTATTTTAATGAGAAATATCGAACATCCAGAATTTGTTTATTTAAAAATTATTGATATAATTGATAATCAAACTTACCTAATTCACTTGCACAACAAATAGATAAAGATCAAAAGTGTAAATTTGATAAATTATAATTATAAAAAATTTGAAATCTATATGAAAAAAAATATTTTAATCTTATTCTTAATAATGAATATTACAATGATATATTCCCAATCACCTGTAGAAGATGACCATCTTCGTGTAAAAGCTTTTTATGGAGAAAAAGTAATTGTTAATAAAAAAGTAGTATCGTATACAATCACAGGAAAAACAACTTATTCTAATATCAATATCCCATTCAATATTTTTATTACTTCAAATGACCTATCAGGAACTATAAGGATTAATTCTAAAAAATTACGTGAAGATATTATGTTGAGATTTAATTGTATCCATAAAAAAATGACATATCTTGGTCTTATGTATAGTTTTTATGATGATGATGGTGAAGTGGCCTCTTATACAATTCCCAAAGACGGAAGTCATCAAGAATTGTACATGTCATTTAAAGATGGTAGTTCCTATCTTTTTACAATTTCAAAGTATGACCAATTGTAATTTTTTTAATACTTGTCAGTATAATACTTAAAAACGTTCTCCCGACCGCGCCGATATCCTACAATCGTTAGCGCAGTTTTGCAAACTGTGCCCACAATAATGAGCAAACAATAGTGAGCCAATAATACAAATAACACAAAAAATGTCTGCAAAGTATAAAGCCACAACAACCGAAGACGCTTATTTCATCACTATAACTACAGTGGGTTGGGTAGATGTTTTTACACGATTAAACCCGACCGCGCCGATATCCTACAATTGTTAGAGCAGTTTTGCAAACTATGCCAACAATAATGAGCAAACAATAATGTCCCGACCGCGCCGATATCCTACAATCGTTAGCGCAGTTTTGCAAACTGTGCCCACAATAATGAGCAAACAATAGTGAGCCAACAATACAAATAACACAAAAAATGTCTACAAAGTATAAAGCCACAACAACCGAAGACGCTTATTTTATTACTATAACTACAGTGGGTTGGGTAGATGTCTTTACACGATTAAATCAAAAACAAATCATTATCCAAGCACTCCACTATTGTCAAGTTCAAAAGGGCTTAGAAATCTATGGATATTGTATTATGCACAGCCACATTCACTTGCTCTGCAAAGCAACAAACGGTTTTATATTATCCAATATTATGCGTGATTTTAAAAAATATACCTCTAAAAAAATTATTCAAACTATTATAGAAGAACCGGAAAGCAGAAGAGAATGGATGTTGGATTATTTTAAAAAAGCGTGTCAACATTTAAAACAAGAACAACAGTACAAAGTTTGGCAAAACGGCTATCATGCGGAACATATTTACAGCAATAAATTTATAAAACAAAAAATGGATTATATACACAACAATCCTGTAAATGAAAAAATTGTAACGATGCCGGAAGATTATTATTTCAGTTCTGCAAGAAACTATGCTGCATTAGAAAATGAATTAGAAGTGGTTTTATTAGATTTATTTTAGTTGCCTGTTGAAATCGGCACAGTTTGCAAAACTGCGCTAACGATTGCCTGTAAATAAGAGCTATCGGAACATATTTACAGCAATAAATTTATAAAACAAAAAATGGATTACATACACAACAATCCTGTAAATGAAAAAATCGTAACGATGCCAGAAGATTTTTATTTCAGTTCTGCAAGAAACTATGCTGCATTAGAAAATGAATTAGAAGTGGTTTTATTAGATCTACTTTAGTTGCCTATTGAAATGGGCACAGTTTGCAAAACTGCGCTAACGATTGCCTGTAAATAAGAGCTATCGGAATTAGAAAATGAATTAGAAATGGTTTTATTAGATTTATTTTAGTTGCCTATTGAAATAGGCACAGTTTCCAAAACTGCGCTAACGATTGTGTAAATAAGAGCTATCAGGTTAAATTTAAAAAAGAATAAAACCCGTAGTGCTTAAAAATCAGAAAGAGGTACTATCAGAAAACCTTAACTTAAAGAAATGGAGCACGACCGTCCCGCTCATACCTAAAATAAATCGCAACTATCAGAACTTTTTCGCTCTAAAACTAATTCAATATCTCAACAAATTTAATTGTAGTTTTGCGGTTCAAGTGCAGTTGCAAACAGTTAGCACAACATTCTGCTTTAACTTCACAATAAAAAAAAACCAAAAATATGTGGTGGCATTATCTTTTAGTTTTCTTGGGTGCAGTATTATTTGAC carries:
- a CDS encoding ABC transporter ATP-binding protein codes for the protein MLEIKNISFTYTETPVIEEVSFTIGKGQNTAIIGESGCGKSTLLKLIYGLYDLNSGSITYNEKPILGPKYNLVPGEDYIKYLAQDFDLMPYITVEENVGKFLSNMFPEEKKIRVQELLDMVEMTAFAKVKAKFLSGGQQQRVALARVLALEPEILLLDEPFSQIDSFRKNSLRRNLFRYLKDKGVTCIIATHDSTDALSFSDETIVVQNGKVVAKGDSKTLYENPTTKYIASLFGEVNELRLTQLIDVEPEEDQLLLLYPHQLKVVENGMMQVVVKQCYFKGSHYLIKAAFERRAIFFEHDMELAVNQEVDLMLA
- a CDS encoding OmpA family protein, with amino-acid sequence MKKISIVAMATIMVVGSMFTSCEAVKNTNNKQRGAGIGAVAGAVLGGVLGNNLGKGGKGAMGAVLGGVVGGVAGGVIGNKMDKQARQIDEVLPGAEVVRVGEGIKLVLNENAVRFDTNKSSLTAAAKANLDKLVPVFAEYPDTNITIYGYTDSTGKADYNLKLSGERAAAVKNYLNSKGVSSSRFQVTGLGIADPIASNETVEGRSQNRRVEFAITANEKMIKDAEAESKK
- a CDS encoding lipocalin family protein, with the protein product MKKVILVCTLAVFMFACKSTSATSTNTDRKAQVAIKGNWEISSVTYPGSQYIKVETFQLADSDCFVGSTWKFVSNNNKGTMALTKSNCAAFSSPITWFVNDKGQFVLKILDAGIKAKKVRDGYVLNLANQTESSFQLVDRIDVGGKMTDVVYQFQKVN
- the htpG gene encoding molecular chaperone HtpG, which produces MTTGKINVSVENIFPLIKKFLYSDHEIFLRELISNGTDATLKLKHLTSIGEAKVEYGNPIIEVKIDKEGKKLHIIDQGLGMTADEVEKYINQVAFSGAEEFLDKYKDSAKDSGIIGHFGLGFYSAFMVAEKVEIITKSFKDEPAAHWTCDGSPEFTLEPADKTTRGTEIILHIAEDSLEFLEESKISGLLNKYNKFMPIPIKFGTKTEKIEQKKGEEVAEEDKDKTFTEVEVDNIINNPNPAWTKQPTELSAEDYKNFYHELYPMQFEEPLFHIHLNVDYPFNLTGILYFPKLGSDLQIQKDKIQLYQNQVYVTDNVEGIVPEFLMMLKGVVDSPDIPLNVSRSGLQADAAVKKISNYITRKVADKLKSLFTENRADFEQKWNDIKIVLEYGMLSEDKFYEKAGAFVLYPTVDDKFYTLEELKTNLAANQTDKDGKLVVLYAGNKEAQHSYIEIAKEKGYEVLLLDSPIISHLIQKIEGDNSNMTFVRVDSDHIDNLIKKEETTISKLSEEEQTNLKTVLETIVPKQTYSVQLEALDSNAAPFIITQPEFMRRMKEMSQSGGGGIFGMGNMPEMYNLVVNTNSELATSILNNKDKIAQESLVKQALDLAKLSQNLLKGEALTAFVKRSFELIK
- a CDS encoding REP-associated tyrosine transposase — translated: MSTKYKATTTEDAYFITITTVGWVDVFTRLNQKQIIIQALHYCQVQKGLEIYGYCIMHSHIHLLCKATNGFILSNIMRDFKKYTSKKIIQTIIEEPESRREWMLDYFKKACQHLKQEQQYKVWQNGYHAEHIYSNKFIKQKMDYIHNNPVNEKIVTMPEDYYFSSARNYAALENELEVVLLDLF